Proteins encoded together in one Papaver somniferum cultivar HN1 unplaced genomic scaffold, ASM357369v1 unplaced-scaffold_21, whole genome shotgun sequence window:
- the LOC113340110 gene encoding NAC domain-containing protein 72-like has product MASSSNMQDIVVIRRPESVPPGFQFKPSDEDLVLQYLKKNIGNPEGFHVEFMPDANIYDCHPERLLHMYGFSEGIKDAYFFSLREKKFGHGDGANRVVKDGSGLWNKSISKKPVKGVDGRVIGHKSSLVFFTGQKKSKDRKTNWLMREFELSDEQQEEAGCSGMKPYDLVLCHIYENIEDKY; this is encoded by the coding sequence ATGGCAAGCAGCAGCAACATGCAAGACATAGTTGTAATTCGGCGTCCAGAAAGCGTTCCGCCAGGTTTCCAGTTTAAACCTTCGGACGAAGACTTGGTGTTACAATACTTGAAGAAAAATATTGGAAATCCAGAAGGATTTCACGTTGAGTTTATGCCTGATGCCAATATCTACGACTGTCATCCCGAACGTCTGTTACATATGTATGGATTTTCAGAAGGAATCAAGGATGCATATTTCTTTTCTCTAAGAGAGAAGAAATTTGGACATGGAGATGGAGCTAACCGGGTTGTAAAAGATGGTTCTGGACTCTGGAATAAGTCGATATCAAAGAAACCTGTCAAGGGAGTGGATGGTAGGGTGATTGGACATAAGAGTAGCCTTGTTTTCTTCACCGGTCAAAAGAAAAGTAAGGATAGGAAAACAAACTGGCTTATGAGAGAATTTGAATTATCTGatgaacaacaagaagaagctgGATGCAGCGGCATGAAGCCGTATGATCTGGTATTATGTCATATCTATGAGAATATTGAAGACAAGTATTAA